Proteins found in one Campylobacter canadensis genomic segment:
- a CDS encoding CDP-glycerol glycerophosphotransferase family protein yields MFFLKKYKNSIILYLKSFFLIYLKYTNNFKAKKYKAYSKYAIISAVYNVEKYLDDFFKSIINQRLDFKNNIYLICVDDGSTDNSAQIIKKYQKKYPKNIIYLYKENGGQASARNLGLKYLKENDLNITWLTCTDPDDFLDRNYFYEVDDKIKNNNNLSMISSNMIFYVEKFYLFKDTHALKDKFKNNITLLKNKNLNNFIQLSAASSFIQFNLIKDLHFDENLKPNFEDAKFINEYLLQNIEKNSIFLKNARYFYRKRKNQSSSLDNSINKAYFLNTINLGSLELLQKYNTYSFIQKVCLYHIFWQIKTLLFNPEKLAILSKDEKKEFKELLFKNFTLITSENITSFNIDAYDFFYKKGILNYFKNEDLSENIAFIESIDDKNDEILLKYYFSNINHTNKILLDEKEAIIKHSKIRQYDLLDKVFLYEKRIWLKINKNSKILDVFVNSQKLQLFFDNVYINDLTLVLKTLNKLKKQRAKNANLWIFADMSSRADDNAEHLYRYVMNNHPKQKIVFALRKDSCDYSRLKKEGFNLVDPRTLYFKYLLFKSSKVISSHIDNYIYNAFGKDTLQSKDFIFLQHGITKDNMASWFNLRKINLLITSTKAEYNSIAGDFNHYKFSTKEVVLTGLARWDALVKNNVLNTKQILIMPTWREYLCGTYSKKTMKRRLNKDFNKSTYFKAWQELLLSKELEKIIKEYNFKLYFILHPQIMPYLKYFEIPNYIQTSYKTSLQELFCTSSLMITDYSSVAFEMALLNKIVLYYQFDKKEFFEKHWQKGYFDYEKDGFGDVCYDLNSLLFTLKNNIINNNKNKNTEFYNKNCCENIYKKIINYV; encoded by the coding sequence ATGTTTTTTTTAAAAAAATATAAAAATTCAATTATCTTATATTTAAAATCTTTTTTTTTAATTTATTTAAAATATACAAATAATTTTAAAGCAAAAAAATACAAAGCTTATAGCAAATACGCAATTATTTCAGCGGTTTATAATGTAGAAAAATATTTAGATGATTTTTTTAAGTCAATAATCAATCAAAGATTAGATTTTAAAAACAATATTTATTTAATTTGTGTTGATGATGGTTCAACGGATAATTCAGCACAAATAATTAAGAAATATCAAAAAAAGTATCCTAAAAATATAATTTATTTATACAAAGAAAACGGCGGACAAGCAAGTGCTAGAAATTTAGGTTTAAAATATTTAAAAGAAAATGATTTAAATATAACTTGGCTTACTTGTACTGACCCTGATGATTTTTTAGATAGAAATTATTTTTATGAGGTTGATGATAAGATTAAAAATAACAATAATTTATCTATGATTAGCTCAAATATGATTTTTTATGTAGAAAAATTTTATCTTTTTAAAGATACACACGCTTTAAAAGATAAATTTAAAAACAATATTACTCTTTTAAAAAACAAAAATTTAAATAATTTTATTCAACTATCGGCTGCTTCTTCTTTTATACAATTTAATTTAATTAAAGATTTACATTTTGATGAAAATTTAAAGCCAAATTTTGAAGATGCAAAATTTATAAATGAATATTTATTGCAAAATATAGAAAAAAACTCAATTTTTTTAAAGAATGCTAGATATTTTTATAGAAAAAGAAAAAACCAATCATCAAGCCTTGATAATTCAATAAATAAAGCATATTTTTTAAATACTATTAACCTTGGAAGCTTAGAACTTTTGCAAAAATATAATACTTACTCTTTTATACAAAAAGTTTGTTTATATCATATTTTTTGGCAGATAAAAACCTTGCTTTTTAATCCAGAAAAATTAGCTATTTTAAGTAAAGATGAAAAGAAAGAATTTAAAGAGCTTTTATTTAAAAATTTTACTTTAATAACAAGCGAAAATATTACTAGTTTTAATATTGATGCTTATGACTTTTTTTATAAAAAAGGCATATTAAATTATTTTAAAAACGAAGATTTAAGTGAGAATATAGCCTTTATCGAAAGTATTGATGATAAAAATGATGAGATTTTATTGAAGTATTATTTTAGTAATATTAATCATACAAATAAGATTTTATTAGACGAAAAAGAGGCTATTATTAAGCATTCTAAAATTAGACAATATGATTTATTAGATAAGGTATTTTTATACGAAAAAAGAATATGGCTTAAGATTAATAAAAATTCTAAAATACTTGATGTTTTTGTAAATTCTCAAAAATTACAGCTTTTTTTTGATAATGTTTATATTAATGATTTAACTTTAGTTTTAAAAACTTTAAACAAGCTAAAAAAACAAAGAGCAAAAAATGCTAATTTATGGATTTTTGCAGATATGTCTAGCAGGGCTGATGATAATGCAGAGCATTTGTATAGATATGTAATGAATAATCATCCTAAACAAAAAATCGTTTTTGCACTAAGAAAGGATAGTTGTGATTATTCAAGACTTAAAAAAGAAGGTTTTAATTTAGTTGACCCAAGAACTTTGTACTTTAAATATTTGTTATTTAAGTCTAGTAAAGTTATATCTTCTCATATTGATAATTATATTTACAATGCTTTTGGCAAGGATACTTTACAAAGTAAAGATTTTATATTTTTACAACACGGAATTACAAAAGACAATATGGCTTCTTGGTTTAATTTAAGAAAAATTAATTTACTTATAACAAGCACAAAGGCTGAATATAATTCTATAGCAGGGGATTTTAATCATTATAAATTTAGCACAAAAGAAGTGGTTTTAACAGGGCTTGCAAGATGGGATGCCTTAGTTAAAAATAATGTTTTAAATACAAAACAAATTTTAATTATGCCTACTTGGAGAGAATATCTTTGTGGAACTTACAGTAAAAAAACAATGAAAAGAAGATTAAATAAAGATTTTAATAAAAGTACTTATTTTAAAGCTTGGCAAGAATTATTACTTTCAAAAGAATTAGAAAAAATAATCAAAGAATATAATTTTAAACTTTATTTTATTCTTCATCCTCAGATTATGCCTTATTTAAAATATTTTGAAATTCCAAATTATATTCAAACAAGCTATAAAACGAGCTTACAAGAATTATTTTGTACTTCATCTTTAATGATTACGGATTATTCAAGTGTAGCTTTTGAAATGGCACTTTTAAATAAAATTGTGCTTTATTATCAATTTGACAAGAAAGAATTCTTTGAAAAACATTGGCAAAAGGGTTATTTTGATTATGAAAAAGATGGATTTGGAGATGTTTGTTATGATTTAAATTCACTTTTATTTACATTGAAAAATAACATTATAAACAATAATAAAAATAAAAATACAGAATTTTATAATAAAAATTGTTGTGAAAATATTTATAAAAAAATAATAAATTATGTATAA
- a CDS encoding glycosyltransferase: protein MPILSIIIPFGLSKERMYIEKRIIKKAENSAKFLDIEYIFVEGYSSYSNEKLEKIIKDNGHIYIKDFSQKDFFSQGCCRNLGASYANSKVLMFLDIDCYISNNSLEKIINLIKIKDIENNLNSILVLPVIYLLKDSYDKLKHYSEELWDSVLQNDLLSAKNEFIKFFTPSSTSSIIINKHKFLELGGNDNNFKGHGYEDFDLFARVLQNCINFEKKAKNILYDSRNWQFKSFSGFRAWFSLLGYETCFYGIYMYHFWHIEPNQNSYMSNKDNNHKLFYKHLKNIKNHKIRVLQDKNALGKSALLLSNNLKIFDKTRALSVYFGEIFINQEEKINEVDVIFLDSDYKLKNNLNLNIIYFKEGILNNSYYFYKNKEYDFSNIDFNKIILKENSLNELSTDEKNKLKKILKEYNISLKAEEFLYLLKNYFYSFYNENSFYKIRINNEEILNAKSNDKIFYPLKSLIYKAYFYELSTLSFFLFFSKIFAFDFILAKISQSKFYRLLRKLLFNPKDFIIDAKEKRKK from the coding sequence ATGCCTATTTTATCTATTATTATTCCATTTGGACTTAGTAAAGAAAGAATGTATATAGAAAAAAGAATTATAAAAAAGGCAGAAAATTCAGCAAAATTTTTAGATATAGAATATATTTTTGTTGAAGGTTATTCATCGTATTCAAATGAAAAACTAGAAAAAATTATTAAAGATAACGGGCATATTTATATTAAAGATTTTTCTCAAAAAGATTTTTTTTCTCAAGGCTGTTGTAGAAATTTAGGAGCTAGTTATGCTAATTCTAAGGTTCTTATGTTTTTAGATATTGATTGTTATATTTCAAATAATAGTTTAGAAAAAATTATTAATTTAATTAAAATTAAAGATATTGAAAATAACTTAAATTCTATTTTAGTGCTTCCTGTTATTTATTTATTAAAAGACAGTTATGATAAATTAAAACATTATAGTGAAGAGCTATGGGATAGTGTTTTGCAAAATGATTTACTTAGCGCAAAGAATGAATTTATTAAATTTTTTACACCGAGTTCAACTTCAAGCATAATTATAAATAAACATAAATTTTTAGAATTAGGCGGAAATGATAATAATTTTAAAGGGCATGGCTATGAAGATTTTGACTTATTTGCAAGGGTTTTACAAAATTGCATAAATTTTGAAAAAAAGGCAAAAAATATATTATACGATAGTAGAAATTGGCAGTTTAAATCTTTTAGTGGATTTAGAGCTTGGTTTTCTTTGCTTGGCTATGAAACTTGTTTTTATGGAATTTATATGTATCATTTTTGGCATATTGAACCCAATCAAAATTCATATATGTCTAATAAAGATAACAATCATAAACTATTTTATAAACATTTAAAAAATATAAAAAATCATAAAATAAGGGTCTTGCAAGATAAAAATGCTTTAGGAAAAAGTGCTTTACTTTTAAGTAATAATTTAAAAATATTTGATAAAACAAGGGCTTTAAGCGTTTATTTTGGAGAAATTTTTATAAATCAAGAAGAAAAAATTAATGAAGTAGATGTTATTTTTTTAGATAGTGATTATAAGTTAAAAAATAATTTAAATTTAAATATTATTTATTTTAAAGAGGGTATTTTAAATAATTCTTATTATTTTTATAAAAATAAAGAATACGATTTTAGTAATATTGATTTTAATAAAATTATTCTTAAAGAAAATTCTTTAAATGAACTTAGCACTGATGAGAAAAATAAACTTAAAAAAATTCTTAAAGAATATAATATATCCTTAAAAGCTGAAGAGTTTTTGTATTTGCTAAAAAATTATTTTTATAGTTTTTATAATGAAAATTCTTTTTATAAAATTAGAATAAATAATGAAGAAATTTTAAATGCAAAGAGTAATGATAAAATATTTTACCCTTTAAAATCATTAATTTATAAGGCATATTTTTATGAGCTAAGTACTCTTAGTTTTTTTTTATTTTTTTCTAAAATATTTGCATTTGATTTTATTTTAGCTAAGATTTCTCAAAGTAAATTTTATCGTTTGCTGCGTAAATTACTTTTTAATCCAAAAGATTTTATAATAGATGCTAAAGAAAAAAGGAAAAAATAA
- a CDS encoding capsular polysaccharide biosynthesis protein, giving the protein MSAYSTSKKLIKNVSNFINVKGYKNSLLSSDFICGWGRKKSGLNAIKLAKKHKANFLLLEDGFIRSLNLGVENSPSFSIIKDEIGIYYDATMPSKLENILNNYEFKEEELKKAKKAIEFIKKYKISKYNNNLFVPSNFFKDNEKRILIITQTANDESLKYGLASTFSTEQIIKDAIKENPNHKVYIKIHPDVLSGKKKSDFNLNAVPKECIVITHNYNPIDLLQYFNKVYTKTSAMGFEALIMGCECFCYGMPFYAGWGLSVDKIKCKRRLKKRSLEEVFYAAYMLYSEYYNPYLKQKSDIFDSIKTLAKYKDIEKANSNRLFMLGFSLWKRHFVKPFFKAKDNEIIFLNSIKSLAKYKLKEDDKFFIWGKKYDENTLKNLLLAKAKEQNLANFTPKISLVEDGFIRSISLGSDLTRPFSLIVDDKGFYINPNKPSKLEELLQNEIFDENMLNRAKNIIKILIENRFSKYNGLKHENLKIKAKNNQKIILIPAQVEDDASMILGGFGLSTYELIKKVRSKNKDAYILFKPHPDVLSGNRVGLKDEKIILEFCDEIIKDCSIDSAIKIADEIHTITSTSGFDALLRAKKVFTYGMPFYAGWGLSVDELKCERRTRKLSLEELVAGALIAYPRYINPKSKTLCEIEVCLDIMLSLQKNYFSKWYLRFVIDFRTFLLRKIRRIYEYLRKVR; this is encoded by the coding sequence ATGAGTGCTTATTCAACATCAAAAAAACTTATAAAAAATGTTAGTAATTTTATCAATGTTAAAGGCTATAAAAATTCACTTTTATCAAGTGATTTTATTTGTGGTTGGGGGCGTAAAAAATCAGGCTTAAATGCAATAAAATTAGCAAAAAAACACAAAGCTAATTTTTTGCTTTTAGAAGATGGTTTTATTCGCTCATTAAATTTAGGCGTAGAAAATAGCCCAAGTTTTTCTATAATTAAAGATGAAATTGGGATTTATTATGATGCAACAATGCCTTCAAAGCTTGAAAATATTTTAAACAACTATGAATTTAAAGAAGAAGAGCTAAAAAAGGCAAAAAAGGCTATAGAATTTATTAAAAAATATAAAATTAGTAAATACAATAATAATCTTTTTGTGCCTAGTAATTTTTTTAAAGATAACGAAAAACGCATTTTAATTATCACTCAAACTGCTAATGATGAATCGCTAAAATATGGACTTGCAAGCACTTTTAGCACAGAGCAAATCATAAAAGATGCCATTAAAGAAAACCCAAACCATAAAGTGTATATAAAAATTCATCCTGATGTTTTAAGCGGCAAAAAGAAAAGTGATTTTAATTTAAACGCAGTGCCAAAAGAGTGCATTGTAATTACTCATAATTATAATCCTATAGACTTATTGCAATATTTTAATAAGGTTTATACTAAAACTTCTGCTATGGGTTTTGAAGCTTTGATTATGGGTTGTGAATGTTTTTGTTATGGAATGCCATTTTATGCGGGTTGGGGGCTTAGCGTAGATAAAATAAAGTGCAAAAGAAGACTTAAAAAAAGAAGCCTAGAAGAAGTTTTTTATGCTGCTTATATGCTTTATAGTGAATATTACAATCCTTATTTAAAGCAAAAAAGTGATATTTTTGATAGTATTAAAACTTTAGCAAAATATAAAGATATTGAAAAAGCAAATTCTAATAGACTTTTTATGCTCGGTTTTAGCTTATGGAAAAGGCATTTTGTAAAGCCTTTTTTTAAGGCTAAAGATAATGAAATTATTTTTTTAAATTCTATTAAATCTTTAGCTAAATACAAGCTTAAAGAAGATGATAAATTCTTTATTTGGGGTAAAAAATACGATGAAAATACTCTTAAGAATTTGCTTTTAGCAAAGGCAAAAGAGCAAAATTTAGCTAATTTTACTCCTAAAATTTCTTTAGTTGAAGATGGTTTTATTCGCTCAATTTCTCTTGGTTCTGATTTAACAAGACCTTTTTCTTTAATCGTTGATGATAAGGGCTTTTATATAAATCCTAATAAGCCAAGCAAATTAGAAGAGCTTTTGCAAAATGAAATTTTTGATGAAAATATGCTAAATAGAGCAAAAAATATTATAAAAATCTTAATTGAAAATCGCTTTTCAAAATACAATGGCTTAAAGCACGAAAATTTAAAAATAAAGGCTAAAAATAATCAAAAAATCATCTTAATTCCTGCTCAAGTTGAAGATGATGCTTCAATGATTTTAGGCGGTTTTGGGCTTAGTACTTATGAGCTTATTAAAAAAGTACGCTCTAAAAATAAAGATGCTTATATACTTTTTAAACCCCATCCTGATGTCTTAAGCGGCAACCGTGTGGGGCTAAAAGATGAAAAAATAATTTTAGAATTTTGTGATGAAATTATAAAAGATTGTAGCATTGATAGCGCTATAAAAATTGCTGATGAAATTCATACTATTACTTCTACAAGCGGCTTTGATGCACTTTTAAGAGCTAAAAAAGTTTTTACTTACGGAATGCCATTTTATGCTGGTTGGGGGCTTAGTGTTGATGAGCTTAAATGTGAGCGAAGAACAAGAAAACTAAGCTTAGAAGAGCTTGTAGCAGGGGCTTTAATTGCTTATCCAAGATATATAAATCCTAAAAGTAAAACTTTATGTGAAATTGAAGTTTGTTTAGATATAATGCTTTCTTTACAAAAAAATTATTTTTCTAAATGGTATTTAAGATTTGTTATTGATTTTAGAACTTTTTTACTTAGAAAAATAAGAAGAATTTATGAATATCTTAGAAAGGTGAGATGA
- a CDS encoding sulfotransferase family protein — protein sequence MKFLKNIFIKNVNMGGVNKELQKMKNQEFKQFFDISAHTANYLLNISTKNKYIYFETPKVACSSVKKTLQNLEIDYDIDLSLSPHDKKQSPLKSPFEIDNFTQCMQEYFKFSFVRNPYTRTLSCFLQKFLNENKETRMKFLNKININEDIKLTFIEFLTYIKDIDAKKYDIHFMPQHLLLGKNIKLDFIGKFENFENDFKKVLKIISKNKENDIINVTWHSTNADDKSKDFLTKDCIKLINEIYYEDFKRFNYEML from the coding sequence ATGAAATTTTTAAAAAATATTTTTATAAAAAATGTTAATATGGGGGGGGTAAATAAGGAATTACAAAAAATGAAAAATCAAGAATTTAAACAATTTTTTGATATATCAGCTCATACAGCAAACTATCTTTTAAACATATCTACAAAAAATAAATATATTTATTTTGAAACCCCAAAAGTTGCTTGTTCTAGTGTTAAAAAAACCTTGCAAAATCTTGAAATAGATTATGATATTGATTTAAGTTTATCTCCACACGATAAAAAGCAATCTCCGTTAAAATCGCCTTTTGAAATAGATAATTTTACTCAATGTATGCAAGAGTATTTTAAATTTTCTTTTGTTAGAAACCCTTATACAAGAACATTATCTTGCTTTTTACAAAAATTTTTAAATGAAAATAAAGAAACAAGAATGAAATTCTTAAATAAAATAAATATAAATGAAGATATTAAATTAACATTTATTGAATTTTTAACTTATATTAAAGATATTGATGCTAAAAAATACGATATACATTTTATGCCGCAGCATTTATTATTAGGAAAAAATATAAAATTAGATTTTATAGGAAAATTTGAAAATTTTGAAAATGATTTTAAAAAAGTTTTAAAGATAATAAGCAAAAACAAAGAAAATGATATTATTAATGTAACTTGGCATTCAACAAATGCTGATGATAAAAGTAAAGATTTTTTAACTAAAGATTGCATAAAATTAATAAATGAAATCTATTATGAGGACTTTAAACGCTTTAATTATGAAATGTTATGA
- the hddC gene encoding D-glycero-D-manno-heptose 1-phosphate guanosyltransferase, protein MQAIILCGGLGTRLKSVIKDIPKPMAPINNKPFLEFIFEYLKNQGVKEIILAVSYKYEVIQEYFKDEFLGIKIKYSIEKEPLGTGGAIKEALKFIKNEVYVLNGDTFFDVDLSKLKLNESKICLALKQMNDFDRYGTVNINKQGFVLSFEEKIFKKQGLINGGIYLLTKDIFNEFNLEKKFSFEEFLQENYEKLRAKACIFNDYFIDIGIPSDYEIFCRKILIFK, encoded by the coding sequence TTGCAAGCAATAATACTTTGTGGTGGCTTAGGAACAAGGCTTAAAAGTGTTATAAAAGATATCCCTAAGCCTATGGCACCGATAAATAATAAGCCTTTTTTAGAATTTATTTTTGAATATCTTAAAAATCAAGGTGTAAAAGAGATTATCCTAGCGGTTTCATATAAATATGAAGTGATACAAGAATATTTTAAAGATGAGTTTTTAGGTATAAAAATAAAATACAGCATAGAAAAAGAGCCACTTGGTACAGGTGGAGCTATAAAAGAGGCTTTAAAATTTATAAAAAATGAAGTTTATGTTTTAAACGGTGATACTTTTTTCGATGTAGATTTAAGTAAATTAAAACTAAATGAAAGTAAAATTTGTTTAGCCTTAAAACAAATGAACGATTTTGATAGATACGGTACGGTAAATATTAATAAGCAGGGCTTTGTGCTTTCTTTTGAGGAAAAAATATTTAAAAAGCAAGGTTTAATAAATGGTGGGATTTATCTTTTAACTAAGGATATTTTTAATGAATTTAACTTAGAGAAAAAATTTTCTTTTGAAGAATTTTTACAAGAAAATTATGAAAAACTAAGGGCTAAAGCTTGTATTTTTAATGATTATTTTATAGATATTGGTATTCCTAGTGATTATGAAATATTTTGTAGAAAAATACTTATCTTTAAATAA
- the gmhA2 gene encoding D-sedoheptulose 7-phosphate isomerase — MEIINNYIKEHFQESILVKEQILKDENLITLIKNASLEIIKAYKNNNKTLLAGNGGSAADAQHIAGEFVSRFYFDRPGIASIALTTDTSILTAIGNDYGYENLFARQVQAQGVKGDVFIGISTSGNSKNILKALELCKQKEIISIGLSGASGGAMNELCDYCIKVPSTCTPRIQEAHILIGHIICAIVEEELFGKGFSCKQ; from the coding sequence ATGGAAATTATAAATAATTATATAAAAGAACATTTTCAAGAATCAATTTTAGTAAAAGAGCAAATTTTAAAAGATGAGAATTTAATAACTCTTATTAAAAATGCTTCATTAGAAATCATAAAAGCTTATAAAAATAATAACAAAACTTTACTAGCAGGAAACGGCGGTAGTGCAGCTGATGCACAGCACATCGCAGGAGAATTTGTAAGTAGGTTTTATTTTGATAGACCAGGTATTGCAAGCATTGCGCTTACTACAGATACAAGTATTTTAACTGCTATTGGCAATGATTATGGTTATGAAAATTTATTTGCTAGACAAGTGCAAGCTCAAGGTGTTAAAGGAGATGTTTTTATAGGAATTTCTACAAGCGGAAATAGTAAAAACATCCTAAAAGCACTAGAACTTTGCAAACAAAAAGAAATCATAAGTATAGGCTTAAGCGGAGCTAGTGGCGGGGCTATGAATGAACTTTGTGATTATTGTATAAAAGTGCCTTCAACTTGCACGCCAAGAATTCAAGAAGCGCATATTTTAATAGGGCATATTATTTGTGCTATCGTTGAAGAAGAGCTTTTTGGCAAAGGTTTTTCTTGCAAGCAATAA
- the hddA gene encoding D-glycero-D-manno-heptose 7-phosphate kinase, whose amino-acid sequence MKTIRTQSPLRLGLAGGGTDINLYCDKYTGYVLNATISLYIHCTLVQRADGKISFNSPDTNCFVEYKSKEFLENDGKLDIFKSIYNRIVKDFVKKPLSFSLHTYSDVPSGSGLGGSSTLVVGVIKAFAEWLNLPLGEYEIAKLAYEIEREDLGIVGGAQDQYAATFGGFNFMEFYDNKRVIVNPLRIKNWIASELEARIVLYFTNITREAKDIEEHKKGKLGDEKSLEAMHAIKQDAIKMKEALFRADFDTIAQILGKSWQSKKIISEIVSNDELERIYHLAMQNGAYSGKTSGAGAGGFMFFLVEPTKKYNLIKALNKEQGWVQDFSFTKEGVKSWKL is encoded by the coding sequence ATGAAAACTATACGCACACAAAGCCCACTTCGCTTAGGTTTAGCAGGTGGAGGGACTGATATTAACTTATATTGTGATAAATACACAGGTTATGTTTTGAATGCGACTATATCTTTATATATACATTGTACTTTAGTTCAAAGAGCTGATGGCAAAATAAGCTTTAATTCTCCTGATACTAATTGCTTTGTTGAATACAAAAGCAAAGAATTCTTAGAAAATGATGGAAAATTAGATATTTTTAAAAGTATTTATAATCGCATTGTAAAAGATTTTGTAAAAAAGCCTTTAAGCTTTTCTTTGCACACTTATTCAGATGTACCAAGCGGTAGCGGGTTAGGCGGAAGTTCAACCTTAGTTGTAGGAGTTATAAAGGCTTTTGCAGAATGGCTTAATCTTCCTTTAGGAGAATATGAAATCGCTAAACTTGCTTATGAAATAGAAAGAGAAGATTTAGGTATAGTAGGTGGAGCACAAGACCAATATGCCGCAACTTTTGGTGGCTTTAATTTTATGGAATTTTATGATAATAAAAGAGTAATTGTTAATCCTTTGCGTATTAAAAACTGGATTGCAAGTGAGCTTGAAGCTAGAATTGTGCTTTATTTTACAAATATTACAAGAGAAGCAAAAGACATAGAAGAACATAAAAAAGGAAAACTTGGAGATGAGAAGTCTTTAGAAGCAATGCACGCCATAAAGCAAGATGCTATAAAGATGAAAGAAGCTTTATTTAGGGCAGATTTTGACACCATTGCACAGATTTTAGGAAAATCTTGGCAGTCAAAAAAAATTATTTCAGAAATAGTTAGCAATGACGAACTTGAAAGAATTTATCATTTAGCTATGCAAAATGGAGCTTACAGTGGCAAAACTAGTGGAGCTGGAGCTGGTGGATTTATGTTTTTTTTAGTTGAACCTACAAAAAAATACAATTTAATTAAAGCTTTAAATAAAGAACAAGGCTGGGTACAAGATTTTTCATTTACAAAAGAGGGGGTTAAATCATGGAAATTATAA
- a CDS encoding GDP-mannose 4,6-dehydratase, giving the protein MKKTALITGFTGQVGSQMADFLLENTDYEVIGMMRWQEPMDNIYHLSDRINKKDRISIFYADLNDYSSLQKLFESKRPDVIFHLAAQSYPKTSFDIPIETLQTNIIGTANILENIRLLKAKDGYEPVVHICSSSEVYGKAKVGTKLNEETAFHGASPYSISKIGTDYLGRFYGEAYNIRTFVTRMGTHSGPRRSDVFFESTVAKQIALIEAGYQEPIIKVGNLSSIRTFQDCRDAIRAYYLLSLESQKGNIPCGEAFNIAGEEAFKLPEVIEILLSFSTRKDIKIEQDEQRLRPIDADYQMFDNTKIKSFIDWKPQIPARKMFLDLLNHWRDEIKKGRIPLNR; this is encoded by the coding sequence ATGAAAAAAACAGCGTTAATTACAGGATTTACAGGGCAAGTTGGCTCGCAAATGGCAGATTTTTTGCTAGAAAACACAGATTATGAAGTTATAGGAATGATGCGTTGGCAAGAGCCTATGGACAATATCTATCATTTAAGCGACAGGATAAATAAAAAAGATAGAATCAGTATTTTTTATGCAGATTTAAATGATTACTCTAGTCTTCAAAAGCTTTTTGAAAGCAAAAGACCTGATGTAATCTTTCATCTAGCAGCTCAGTCTTATCCAAAAACTTCTTTTGATATACCTATTGAAACCTTGCAAACTAACATAATAGGCACGGCAAATATCCTAGAAAACATTAGATTACTAAAAGCCAAAGATGGCTATGAGCCTGTAGTACATATTTGCTCTTCAAGTGAAGTTTATGGCAAGGCAAAAGTAGGCACTAAACTTAATGAAGAAACAGCCTTTCACGGTGCAAGTCCTTATAGTATAAGCAAAATCGGCACTGATTATTTAGGAAGATTTTATGGCGAAGCTTATAATATTCGCACCTTTGTTACAAGAATGGGAACGCATAGTGGTCCAAGAAGAAGTGATGTGTTTTTTGAAAGCACGGTGGCAAAACAAATTGCACTCATTGAAGCGGGTTATCAAGAGCCTATTATTAAGGTTGGAAATCTCTCAAGCATAAGAACTTTTCAAGATTGTCGTGATGCCATAAGGGCTTATTATCTACTTTCTCTTGAAAGTCAAAAAGGTAATATTCCTTGCGGGGAAGCTTTTAATATAGCAGGAGAAGAGGCTTTTAAGCTCCCTGAAGTTATAGAAATTCTTTTATCATTTTCTACAAGAAAAGATATAAAAATAGAGCAAGATGAGCAAAGATTACGCCCAATTGATGCGGATTATCAAATGTTTGACAACACAAAAATCAAAAGTTTTATTGACTGGAAACCCCAAATTCCAGCTAGAAAAATGTTTTTAGACTTGCTAAATCATTGGAGAGATGAGATAAAAAAAGGAAGGATACCATTAAATAGATGA